From the Candidatus Krumholzibacteriota bacterium genome, one window contains:
- a CDS encoding 3-isopropylmalate dehydratase → MKLEGRIWILDDDDINTDVIYPGKYTYELFSEEEMASHALEDFDPDFAENVREGDMIVAGGNFGCGSSREQAVTCLKYAGVKAVIAASFARIYYRNAINQALYPIECPDASRYARDHSKELEKSEISLSPLDGKIAFGEKVFNFSPLSGKALEIFEAGGLVEYTKGKIG, encoded by the coding sequence ATGAAGTTAGAGGGACGTATATGGATACTCGATGACGATGATATAAACACCGATGTGATATATCCCGGTAAGTATACTTATGAACTCTTCTCTGAAGAGGAAATGGCCAGCCACGCCCTCGAGGATTTTGATCCGGACTTTGCCGAGAATGTTCGCGAAGGTGACATGATTGTCGCCGGCGGCAACTTCGGTTGCGGTTCGTCAAGGGAACAAGCCGTAACCTGCCTCAAATACGCCGGTGTGAAAGCCGTGATAGCAGCTTCATTCGCGAGGATCTATTATAGAAATGCAATTAATCAAGCTCTTTATCCTATTGAATGCCCCGATGCTTCCAGATATGCGAGAGATCATTCCAAAGAGCTTGAAAAGAGTGAAATTTCTTTAAGCCCGCTGGACGGAAAGATTGCCTTCGGAGAAAAGGTTTTCAACTTTTCACCCCTTAGCGGGAAAGCTCTCGAAATATTCGAAGCGGGAGGGCTGGTAGAATATACAAAGGGAAAGATTGGATAG
- a CDS encoding 3-isopropylmalate dehydratase large subunit codes for MGSTMIEKILARSSGKESASVGDILFARPHRILSHDNSAAILGIFKKLGGKKVWDQDGIFIALDHAVPPPDAKKAKSHTMIRDFVREQGIRYFYEGGTGICHQVLPEFGHVLPGVVIFGSDSHTTTHGAFGAAGIPIGRTETASVWALGETWLKVPPTLKLELNGKVREGVTPKDIILYIIGRVTADGATYRAVEFHGSVAEKMDMSGRMTLCNMAAEMGAKAAMVPYDSITEDWLERVTDEEYSPLFPDDDAVYEKVLDIDCSKITPQVARPHKVDNVVPVSELDRTKIDVALLGTCTNGRLEDLRQAADVLRGKRISPGVRLLVYPASRKVLKEALDEGIISVLIESGAQLAVPACGPCLGAYGGILAPGENCVSTANRNFKGRMGCKDDTGVYLASPATVAASALEGRIVSYF; via the coding sequence ATGGGGTCAACAATGATCGAAAAAATTCTGGCTCGATCTTCAGGCAAAGAATCGGCATCAGTCGGAGATATACTCTTTGCCCGGCCGCATAGAATTCTTTCCCATGATAATTCAGCGGCGATACTTGGAATATTCAAGAAACTCGGCGGCAAAAAAGTCTGGGATCAAGACGGGATATTTATCGCCCTTGATCACGCGGTACCCCCGCCGGACGCAAAGAAAGCTAAAAGCCATACTATGATAAGAGATTTTGTAAGAGAGCAGGGGATACGCTATTTTTATGAGGGGGGGACGGGAATCTGCCATCAGGTGCTTCCTGAATTTGGACATGTACTTCCCGGTGTAGTAATCTTCGGTTCGGATTCTCATACTACCACGCATGGGGCTTTCGGAGCAGCCGGAATACCTATAGGAAGAACTGAAACAGCCAGTGTATGGGCGCTTGGAGAGACGTGGCTGAAGGTTCCACCTACTTTAAAATTAGAGCTTAATGGCAAGGTCAGAGAGGGAGTGACACCAAAGGATATTATTCTATATATAATAGGCAGAGTTACCGCTGACGGCGCTACTTATAGAGCTGTTGAATTTCACGGTTCTGTAGCCGAAAAGATGGATATGAGCGGAAGGATGACTCTCTGTAATATGGCTGCTGAGATGGGAGCGAAAGCCGCGATGGTTCCATACGATTCAATAACGGAGGACTGGCTGGAAAGGGTTACAGACGAAGAGTATTCGCCCCTTTTCCCGGATGATGACGCTGTGTACGAGAAAGTGCTGGATATAGACTGTTCGAAGATAACCCCTCAGGTTGCAAGACCCCACAAGGTAGACAACGTGGTTCCCGTCTCGGAACTTGATCGGACAAAGATTGACGTTGCACTTCTTGGAACATGTACAAACGGCAGGCTTGAAGATCTAAGACAGGCCGCGGACGTTCTAAGGGGGAAAAGGATTTCCCCTGGTGTGAGGCTGCTTGTTTATCCGGCTTCAAGGAAAGTGCTAAAGGAAGCTTTAGATGAGGGGATAATCAGCGTTCTCATCGAGTCAGGCGCCCAGCTGGCCGTTCCTGCTTGCGGTCCATGCCTTGGGGCGTATGGTGGAATTCTCGCGCCGGGAGAGAATTGTGTTTCAACTGCCAACAGAAATTTCAAGGGGAGAATGGGTTGCAAAGATGATACTGGAGTATATCTTGCCAGCCCTGCCACTGTCGCGGCTTCGGCTCTTGAGGGAAGGATAGTATCTTATTTTTAA
- a CDS encoding aconitase/3-isopropylmalate dehydratase large subunit family protein, which produces MVKIAGTIIEKILSAHSGREVKAGDVVWIDIDKRTARDFGGASVVHNLKKYYNPPFVNDRSKTFFTFDCNVPAKDIGYAENQQICRDFAKETGIRVFDVAAGIGSHVAIERGLVKPGEIFVGTDSHLNIMGAVGCFGQGMGDRDISYIWAQGQNWFEVPASMRVILEGTIEYPVTAKDIVLTVIQQLGSSGALGKVIEFSGKGARELSLAGRITLASMATEMGAVAAMIPLSSSIKNYIASRSGTELTEDISPDEEAQYGRTLKIDLGKVEPMAACPFSPSNVKKVSEIKGTRIDTAVLASCTNGRFEDMVHAASILKGKRIKEGVSLKVVPATNEVYLRMLKEGIIEIFIEAGALISNPGCGGCASGQIGMIGEGEIQLSTSNRNFAGKQGKGETYLVSPSTAAASVIAGEISSPVDLAPKLIDFIPDEEFTGYPDLSFISWRDESKVTDSSSPVLPKESAAGVDKGSFSGDVITGRARLITTPDGSLMDDIDTDMIFHNKYLSITEIDKMGQHTFETLEGYGDFASTVKSGDIIIAGSNFGSGSSRQQAVDCFISLGVSMVITQSTGAIYKRNIINSGFPFLEASGLKESGIEDGEQIEVDFSKGKITRSNGEVIQAASPPSVQLDIYRSGGLFGYLKGDD; this is translated from the coding sequence GTGGTCAAAATCGCCGGTACAATAATAGAAAAGATTCTTTCAGCTCATTCCGGCAGGGAAGTAAAGGCCGGGGATGTTGTCTGGATAGATATTGACAAGAGAACCGCGAGGGATTTCGGCGGAGCGAGCGTTGTTCATAATCTTAAGAAATATTACAACCCTCCCTTTGTAAATGATCGTAGCAAGACATTTTTCACCTTTGACTGTAATGTTCCCGCGAAAGACATCGGCTACGCTGAAAATCAGCAGATATGCAGGGATTTCGCGAAAGAAACGGGGATCAGGGTTTTCGATGTAGCGGCTGGTATTGGTTCTCACGTGGCAATTGAAAGAGGACTTGTAAAACCCGGGGAGATATTTGTTGGAACAGATAGTCACCTCAATATCATGGGAGCTGTAGGATGTTTTGGGCAGGGTATGGGAGATCGTGATATATCCTATATCTGGGCTCAAGGTCAGAACTGGTTCGAAGTTCCCGCTTCGATGAGGGTTATACTGGAAGGCACGATAGAATATCCCGTAACAGCAAAAGATATTGTTCTTACCGTGATTCAGCAGCTTGGTTCATCAGGAGCTCTCGGTAAAGTCATAGAGTTTTCGGGTAAGGGCGCCCGGGAGCTTAGTCTTGCCGGCAGGATAACATTGGCCTCTATGGCTACTGAGATGGGAGCTGTCGCGGCAATGATACCTCTCAGCAGTAGCATTAAAAACTACATAGCTTCCCGCTCGGGAACAGAGCTTACCGAGGATATTAGTCCCGACGAAGAGGCTCAGTACGGCAGAACATTGAAGATTGATCTTGGAAAGGTCGAACCAATGGCAGCTTGCCCCTTTAGTCCTTCAAATGTCAAAAAAGTCTCTGAAATCAAAGGAACCAGGATAGACACAGCGGTCCTGGCATCATGCACGAACGGCAGATTTGAGGATATGGTTCACGCCGCTTCGATACTGAAAGGTAAAAGAATAAAAGAAGGAGTTAGTCTTAAAGTAGTTCCAGCCACTAATGAAGTATATCTTAGAATGCTGAAAGAAGGAATTATTGAAATATTCATCGAAGCCGGTGCTCTTATAAGCAATCCCGGTTGTGGAGGCTGCGCGTCGGGTCAGATCGGTATGATTGGAGAGGGAGAGATACAGCTTAGCACTTCCAATCGGAATTTTGCTGGCAAGCAGGGAAAAGGGGAGACATATCTTGTAAGTCCTTCTACTGCCGCGGCATCTGTTATAGCCGGAGAGATTTCTTCGCCGGTCGATTTAGCCCCCAAGCTTATTGATTTCATTCCGGATGAAGAATTTACCGGCTACCCTGATTTGTCTTTTATCTCATGGCGCGATGAAAGCAAAGTAACTGACAGCTCAAGTCCTGTTCTTCCCAAAGAGTCTGCTGCCGGAGTTGATAAAGGATCCTTTTCAGGCGATGTAATAACAGGAAGAGCGAGATTGATTACAACTCCGGACGGCTCTCTGATGGATGATATTGATACTGATATGATTTTTCACAACAAATACCTCTCTATTACTGAGATTGACAAAATGGGACAGCACACTTTTGAAACGCTCGAGGGATACGGCGATTTCGCGTCCACAGTAAAGAGTGGGGATATTATAATCGCCGGCTCTAATTTCGGGTCCGGTTCATCGAGGCAGCAGGCTGTTGATTGTTTTATTTCATTGGGTGTTTCCATGGTGATCACACAATCCACGGGAGCTATCTACAAAAGGAATATTATTAATTCCGGCTTTCCATTTCTCGAGGCTTCAGGTTTGAAAGAGTCAGGTATAGAAGATGGAGAGCAAATCGAAGTTGATTTTTCGAAAGGAAAAATCACTCGTTCCAACGGTGAAGTTATTCAGGCAGCTTCTCCTCCTTCAGTACAGCTTGACATTTACAGATCGGGAGGGCTATTCGGCTATTTAAAAGGAGATGACTAA
- a CDS encoding NADP-dependent malic enzyme, giving the protein MAEKVTKEELLEKAKKPGEDAMKLHPFYKGKIGVMPKCCIRSIDDFAIWYTPGVAKPCIDIRDNPEKVFQHTNKANMIAVVSDGTRVLGLGDIGPAGAMPVMEGKALLFKYLGGVDAVPICLDTKDPDKLIEIVKLLQPTYGGINLEDISQPKCFKILDTLREECEIPVWHDDQQGTAAVTVAGLINALKIVGKDISRVKVAMVGAGSANICIARMIIVAGVTPGNIVMCDSKGILHESREEELRDKYKEKWELAQKTNSEGKTGGIPEAMQDSDVVIALSKVGPNTIKKEWIASMADDAIVFACANPIPEIWPWDAKEAGARVVATGRSDFSNQVNNSLGFPGIFRGTLDVMAKTITDEMCIAAARELAKCAEDKGMNEDYLIPTMDEWEVFPREAAAVGSKAIEQGVARLDLTKQEIYDKASRVIRNARESFECLQNEGFIKLPVK; this is encoded by the coding sequence ATGGCGGAGAAGGTTACTAAAGAAGAGCTTCTTGAAAAAGCAAAAAAACCGGGTGAAGATGCCATGAAACTTCATCCTTTTTATAAGGGAAAAATCGGAGTAATGCCTAAGTGCTGTATTCGCAGCATTGATGATTTTGCTATATGGTATACTCCGGGCGTCGCGAAACCGTGTATTGACATAAGGGACAATCCCGAGAAAGTATTTCAGCACACTAATAAGGCGAATATGATAGCAGTGGTCTCCGACGGCACGAGAGTGCTTGGACTAGGCGATATTGGTCCCGCCGGGGCTATGCCCGTTATGGAAGGTAAAGCTCTTCTGTTCAAATATCTGGGCGGAGTTGATGCTGTTCCAATTTGCCTGGATACTAAGGATCCTGATAAGCTTATAGAAATTGTTAAACTACTTCAGCCAACATACGGTGGAATCAATCTTGAAGATATCTCACAGCCTAAATGTTTCAAAATCCTCGATACATTAAGGGAGGAATGTGAAATACCCGTTTGGCATGATGATCAGCAGGGAACGGCCGCTGTAACAGTCGCGGGTTTGATAAACGCCCTGAAGATAGTCGGCAAGGATATTTCCAGAGTTAAAGTGGCAATGGTAGGCGCAGGCTCAGCTAATATCTGTATCGCCAGGATGATTATAGTCGCGGGAGTTACTCCCGGGAATATAGTCATGTGCGACAGTAAAGGCATCCTTCATGAAAGCAGGGAAGAGGAGCTTAGGGATAAGTACAAAGAGAAATGGGAATTAGCGCAGAAGACAAATAGTGAGGGAAAGACGGGGGGGATTCCGGAAGCGATGCAGGATTCCGATGTAGTTATCGCGCTGTCAAAGGTTGGTCCGAATACGATCAAGAAGGAATGGATTGCCTCTATGGCCGATGACGCGATTGTTTTTGCCTGCGCGAATCCTATTCCTGAAATCTGGCCTTGGGATGCCAAGGAAGCCGGCGCGAGAGTTGTAGCTACGGGAAGAAGCGATTTCTCAAATCAGGTTAATAATTCACTGGGGTTTCCGGGGATTTTCAGGGGGACTCTCGATGTGATGGCTAAAACAATAACAGACGAGATGTGCATTGCAGCCGCTCGAGAACTGGCAAAGTGCGCTGAGGATAAGGGCATGAATGAGGATTATCTTATTCCGACAATGGATGAATGGGAAGTTTTCCCCCGGGAAGCGGCGGCAGTGGGGAGTAAAGCGATAGAACAGGGCGTAGCCCGTTTGGATCTTACAAAACAGGAAATTTATGATAAGGCGTCAAGAGTCATCAGGAATGCCCGCGAATCTTTCGAATGTCTTCAGAATGAAGGGTTCATAAAACTTCCTGTTAAGTAG
- a CDS encoding FAD-binding oxidoreductase yields the protein MTRNNFDAIIIGAGSVGCPTAYFLSLEDLRVLVVDSEHSPGQGQNKAAIGGVRATHSDPAKISLCLQSIELFTNWRKIYGTDIGWKGGGYCYPVYREKDEKVLKELLPVQKSYGLEIDWVVPDEVERLIPGINTGGLRGGTYSPGDGQISPLIASAAFWKESRKRGAEFRFNEKVTDLIIGSGRIEGVRTNKGKYYSPVVVNAAGSGAKEIGRMAGIDIPVVPESHEAGITSPVVQFLKPLVVDIRPGKDGKTANFYFGQNDLGQIIFCYTPAESFTGENRSSTSEFMPVVSRRLISLLPRLKNTLVRRVWRGLYPMTPDGIIILDRVREVTGFYLAVGMCGQGFMLGPGVARNIASLIIRGKPQIDQEIFDSLSFYRDFHSKRSETLK from the coding sequence ATGACGCGGAATAACTTTGATGCTATAATTATTGGCGCGGGAAGCGTTGGATGTCCAACGGCTTATTTTCTAAGCCTCGAAGACCTTAGGGTGCTGGTTGTCGACAGTGAACATTCACCGGGTCAGGGACAAAATAAAGCGGCTATAGGAGGTGTTAGGGCGACTCATTCCGACCCCGCTAAAATATCACTCTGTCTTCAGAGTATAGAACTTTTTACGAATTGGCGTAAGATATATGGAACCGATATTGGCTGGAAGGGCGGGGGGTATTGTTATCCAGTATACAGGGAGAAAGACGAAAAAGTTTTGAAGGAACTTCTCCCTGTTCAGAAAAGTTACGGACTGGAGATAGACTGGGTTGTCCCTGATGAAGTTGAAAGACTGATTCCCGGTATTAATACCGGGGGTCTGCGCGGTGGAACATACTCTCCGGGAGATGGACAGATATCTCCGCTTATCGCGTCAGCCGCTTTTTGGAAGGAGAGCAGGAAGAGAGGAGCGGAATTCAGGTTCAACGAAAAAGTAACGGATTTGATTATAGGCAGCGGCAGAATAGAGGGAGTAAGAACGAATAAGGGAAAATATTATTCACCAGTTGTAGTAAATGCCGCGGGCTCAGGGGCAAAGGAAATCGGCCGCATGGCGGGTATAGATATCCCCGTTGTCCCGGAAAGTCACGAAGCGGGTATAACTTCTCCAGTTGTGCAGTTTTTGAAACCACTAGTTGTGGATATAAGGCCCGGTAAAGACGGAAAGACGGCTAATTTCTACTTTGGGCAGAACGATCTGGGGCAGATTATATTCTGTTACACTCCGGCCGAGTCCTTTACGGGCGAGAACAGATCTTCAACCTCTGAGTTCATGCCCGTTGTTTCGCGAAGATTGATATCTCTCCTTCCGAGACTTAAAAATACTCTGGTGCGGCGAGTGTGGAGAGGTCTTTACCCAATGACTCCCGACGGAATAATTATTCTCGACCGTGTAAGGGAGGTGACAGGGTTTTATCTGGCGGTTGGAATGTGTGGACAGGGATTTATGCTCGGGCCGGGGGTAGCCAGGAATATCGCTTCTCTAATAATCAGAGGAAAGCCCCAGATCGATCAGGAAATTTTCGATTCTCTCTCCTTTTATCGTGATTTCCATTCAAAACGGTCCGAAACTCTTAAGTAA
- a CDS encoding FAD-dependent oxidoreductase has protein sequence MIDRRLFRLKSHPILSVKESEEIPFTYNGQRIFALKGEMLSSALFANGIRVFGHHSVDGAPQGIFCANGQCSQCTVLVDGVPLKSCMTVARPGMRVTSCEGVPPLPEDDAAASFRETEMIETEVLIIGGGPAGINAAIELGKLGADVLIVDDKKELGGKLTLQTHPFFGSTEDCYAGERGIDIAEKITGELEKYNNVKVFNSTIAVGAFDDKVVGLYKDGRYILVSPKAAVVSCGAREKSLAFPGCDLPGIYGAGAFQTLLNRDLIRPTERLFIVGGGNVGLIAGYHAIQAGIKVVGLAEALQSCGGYKVHLDKLLRLGVPVFTSHTVVEAEGSEQLERITVAGIDSNFNPLRGTFRTYEVDTLLIAVGLSPVNELYLKLKEFGIEVFTCGDSEDISEASAAIFSGKITGRKVARFLGNSTTIPKEWNDTERVLRSEPGETIDFKPEECTIDTYPIIRCVEEIPCDPCVHSCPVHSISLRGDSIMGLPVFDGNCIGCMKCVSSCPALAITLIRPSEKRGKSHVVIPFELEEELLAEGKKVMSVGMKGAPLGKAEIVKFRRSPDDKRRLLVTLEVPDKTALDVAGIRIQEPEEVIPEEKEMEYTDDDTIVCRCERVTAGEIKKEILSGVRDMNVLKATLRTGMGSCGGKTCTDLILRLFRECGVELSEVTPPTDRPFVAEIPLSTFAGTKDGEENDAE, from the coding sequence TTGATAGATCGCCGACTTTTCAGATTAAAGTCTCATCCCATTTTGAGCGTCAAAGAAAGTGAAGAGATACCATTTACTTATAATGGTCAGCGTATCTTTGCCCTGAAGGGTGAGATGCTCTCTTCAGCCCTGTTCGCGAACGGTATTAGGGTATTCGGGCATCACAGTGTTGACGGAGCGCCTCAGGGCATCTTTTGTGCTAACGGACAGTGCAGTCAGTGTACGGTTCTTGTCGATGGTGTTCCCTTAAAATCGTGTATGACCGTTGCTCGCCCCGGCATGAGAGTTACGAGTTGTGAGGGGGTTCCCCCTTTACCTGAGGATGATGCGGCAGCCAGCTTCCGGGAAACGGAAATGATCGAAACGGAAGTTTTGATCATAGGAGGCGGCCCTGCCGGTATAAATGCCGCTATTGAACTTGGAAAGCTGGGGGCGGATGTTCTTATCGTAGATGACAAGAAAGAACTTGGCGGTAAACTTACCCTGCAGACTCATCCGTTTTTTGGTTCAACTGAGGATTGCTATGCCGGCGAGAGGGGAATCGATATCGCTGAGAAAATCACCGGAGAATTGGAAAAGTATAATAATGTTAAGGTATTTAACTCCACAATTGCGGTTGGAGCGTTTGACGATAAAGTCGTCGGTTTGTATAAAGATGGACGTTATATTCTGGTATCTCCGAAAGCAGCGGTAGTTTCATGCGGCGCTAGAGAGAAAAGTCTCGCGTTCCCCGGCTGTGACCTGCCCGGAATCTATGGAGCCGGAGCTTTTCAGACTTTGCTGAACCGCGATTTGATTCGTCCAACAGAAAGGCTTTTCATAGTAGGTGGAGGCAATGTTGGACTCATCGCCGGATATCACGCGATTCAGGCCGGGATTAAAGTTGTTGGACTCGCCGAGGCGCTTCAAAGCTGCGGAGGGTACAAGGTACACCTCGATAAATTACTCAGGCTTGGTGTTCCTGTATTTACGTCCCATACTGTAGTCGAAGCTGAAGGCTCAGAGCAGCTCGAGAGGATTACCGTCGCCGGGATAGACAGTAATTTTAATCCCCTGCGGGGTACTTTCAGGACTTATGAAGTTGACACTCTTCTGATTGCCGTGGGCCTGTCGCCCGTTAATGAATTATATCTGAAACTGAAAGAGTTTGGTATTGAAGTTTTTACGTGTGGAGATTCCGAGGATATATCCGAAGCTTCCGCGGCAATATTTAGCGGCAAAATAACCGGCAGAAAAGTAGCTCGCTTTCTCGGCAATAGTACAACTATCCCTAAGGAGTGGAATGATACAGAAAGGGTACTGCGCAGTGAACCGGGAGAGACGATAGATTTTAAACCTGAAGAATGTACTATAGATACCTATCCGATTATTCGATGCGTCGAGGAAATTCCATGCGACCCCTGTGTACATTCATGCCCCGTACATTCTATTAGTCTAAGGGGTGATTCAATTATGGGGCTGCCCGTTTTCGACGGTAATTGCATAGGATGCATGAAATGCGTTTCCTCTTGTCCCGCGCTTGCCATTACTCTGATTCGACCCTCTGAGAAAAGGGGTAAATCTCACGTTGTAATTCCATTTGAACTTGAAGAGGAACTGCTTGCTGAGGGGAAAAAGGTTATGAGTGTGGGGATGAAAGGGGCCCCGCTGGGTAAAGCCGAGATAGTGAAGTTCAGGAGGTCCCCTGACGATAAAAGGCGCCTGCTTGTTACACTGGAAGTACCCGATAAAACAGCACTCGACGTTGCCGGTATAAGGATCCAGGAGCCTGAAGAAGTCATCCCCGAGGAAAAGGAAATGGAATATACAGACGATGATACTATCGTGTGCAGATGTGAACGCGTAACAGCCGGCGAAATAAAGAAAGAGATATTAAGCGGTGTAAGGGATATGAATGTTCTAAAAGCGACCCTGCGAACCGGTATGGGATCATGCGGGGGGAAGACGTGTACCGATCTTATTTTAAGATTATTTAGAGAATGCGGCGTTGAACTTTCAGAGGTAACACCTCCTACAGACAGGCCCTTTGTAGCAGAAATTCCGCTTTCCACTTTTGCCGGAACTAAAGATGGTGAGGAGAATGACGCGGAATAA
- a CDS encoding pyruvate carboxylase subunit B yields the protein MSDDNNRNNLKRKVGITDTTFRDGHQSTLATRFRTEDMLPIAREMDEIGFHSMEVWGGATFDVAIRFLNEDPWQRLADIKKKITKTPLQMLLRGQNLVGYRNYADDVVVKFVEEAAKAGIDIFRVFDALNDERNFETCFKAIKRSGKHIQGTISYSLTEERLGGEVFNMNYYMEKARAIEELGADSLCIKDMAGLLNPYDAYDLVSALKDTIDIPLQLHCHYTSGMASMTYMKAIEAGVDVVDCTLAPFALRTSQPSVESMIAALRGTDMDPGLDLQKLFKLGSYLEEVVPKYRDYLNTTRMSVIDTGVIKHQIPGGMLTNLVSQLKQAEALDRIEDVYRELPVTRMELGCPPLVTPTSQIVGIQAVQNVLFGRYKMITGQVKDYAYGLYGRPPLPMDEKIRKKALKGYPKGEKPITCRAADIIEPELGKASEISKGIAKDTRDVLICALYPTAGLRFLRWKYGLEDPPKEVKPKTIQEVIEEEELVERVKSGDYNINSSSKRELKGKDTRSFNVFVGEEYFNVEVEEVGGKVKFKGTGGTEPIIKKDKKKGSEKKKAESEENSAGSERGEFVLTAPMPGMILEYNVKEGDKVDVGDLLLTLEAMKMRNSVTSNVKGIVKSIRIPPGNSVEKNQALLIIAQ from the coding sequence ATGTCAGATGATAACAACAGAAATAATTTAAAGAGAAAAGTCGGAATAACTGATACTACGTTCAGGGATGGACATCAGTCTACTCTGGCAACTCGTTTTAGAACCGAAGATATGCTGCCTATTGCCCGGGAAATGGATGAAATTGGTTTTCATTCTATGGAGGTTTGGGGAGGGGCGACATTTGATGTGGCGATACGTTTTTTAAATGAAGATCCCTGGCAGCGACTCGCGGATATAAAGAAGAAGATTACGAAAACTCCTCTTCAGATGCTTCTCAGGGGACAGAATCTCGTCGGATACCGTAATTACGCGGATGATGTTGTGGTAAAGTTTGTGGAAGAAGCCGCTAAAGCCGGCATCGATATATTTCGTGTTTTTGATGCTCTCAATGACGAACGTAACTTTGAAACTTGTTTCAAAGCCATAAAGAGGAGCGGCAAACATATTCAGGGAACTATATCTTATTCACTTACTGAAGAGCGTCTCGGCGGCGAAGTTTTTAATATGAATTACTATATGGAAAAAGCCAGAGCAATTGAAGAGCTCGGCGCTGATTCACTTTGCATAAAAGATATGGCGGGTCTTCTAAACCCTTACGATGCTTATGATCTTGTTTCCGCATTAAAAGATACTATAGATATTCCTCTGCAACTTCATTGTCATTATACAAGCGGAATGGCGTCGATGACCTATATGAAGGCAATCGAAGCCGGCGTGGATGTTGTTGACTGTACTCTCGCGCCGTTTGCTCTAAGGACTTCACAGCCTTCAGTGGAATCCATGATCGCCGCCTTGAGAGGAACTGACATGGATCCCGGGTTGGACCTTCAAAAATTGTTCAAACTCGGCTCATACCTTGAAGAGGTAGTTCCAAAGTATCGGGATTATCTAAATACAACCCGCATGTCCGTAATAGATACGGGTGTAATCAAGCATCAGATTCCAGGAGGAATGCTTACAAATCTTGTCAGCCAGCTTAAACAGGCCGAAGCACTTGACAGGATAGAGGATGTTTACCGTGAGCTGCCGGTTACAAGGATGGAGCTGGGTTGTCCTCCTCTCGTCACCCCTACAAGTCAGATTGTCGGGATTCAGGCGGTGCAGAATGTGTTATTCGGACGTTACAAGATGATCACAGGGCAGGTAAAAGATTACGCTTATGGTTTATACGGCAGGCCACCTTTGCCTATGGATGAAAAGATTCGCAAGAAAGCCTTGAAGGGATATCCCAAGGGTGAAAAACCGATAACCTGCAGGGCCGCGGATATTATCGAACCGGAATTGGGTAAAGCCTCGGAAATCAGCAAGGGAATCGCCAAAGATACGCGTGATGTACTGATATGTGCTTTGTACCCTACCGCGGGGTTAAGATTCCTGCGGTGGAAATATGGGCTGGAGGATCCTCCGAAGGAAGTAAAACCTAAAACAATCCAGGAGGTAATAGAAGAAGAAGAACTAGTCGAGCGCGTAAAGAGCGGTGATTATAATATAAATAGTTCCTCGAAAAGAGAGTTAAAAGGGAAAGATACAAGAAGTTTCAATGTGTTCGTAGGCGAAGAATACTTTAATGTTGAAGTTGAAGAAGTAGGCGGAAAAGTTAAATTCAAAGGTACAGGGGGAACTGAACCTATTATTAAGAAGGATAAGAAGAAGGGGTCAGAAAAGAAAAAGGCTGAGTCTGAGGAAAACTCGGCAGGTTCAGAAAGAGGAGAGTTTGTCCTGACAGCGCCGATGCCTGGAATGATACTCGAATATAACGTAAAAGAAGGGGATAAAGTAGATGTAGGAGACCTTCTTTTGACTCTTGAAGCCATGAAAATGCGAAATAGTGTAACTTCCAATGTAAAAGGAATTGTAAAATCAATCAGGATTCCTCCAGGAAATTCCGTAGAGAAAAATCAGGCATTATTAATAATTGCGCAATAA